A region of Lycium barbarum isolate Lr01 chromosome 1, ASM1917538v2, whole genome shotgun sequence DNA encodes the following proteins:
- the LOC132607228 gene encoding myricetin 3-O-methyltransferase 3-like: protein MDLALSMDNIVISNEEENSLTKAMNLPAGLYLNMVLRAAIELDLFEIIAKANTQLSSYEIASQIPTKNPKAPLLLERILRFLASQSFLTCNITKDDDGQTHTSYNLTPLSQSLISDENGSSIAPFLLMTTDPVAVNSWFHLKDAILEGEIPFNKAHGVHEFEYHGKDSRFNVVFNKAMQNHTCIEMNRILECYKGFQGVDEVIDVGGGLGISLASIFLSILNIKGTNFDLPHVIKDAPTYAGIEYVGGDMFKSVPKGEVIILKVSSLAIYIYIYIYYTYLLLPLFM from the exons ATGGACTTGGCTTTATCCATGGATAATATTGTTATATCCAATGAAGAAGAAAATTCTTTGACGAAGGCTATGAACCTTCCTGCTGGTTTATATCTTAACATGGTTTTAAGAGCTGCCATTGAACTTGACTTATTTGAGATCATAGCAAAAGCTAATACTCAACTATCTTCTTATGAAATAGCATCTCAAATTCCCACAAAAAACCCTAAAGCCCCACTTCTTCTTGAAAGGATTCTAAGGTTTCTTGCAAGTCAGTCTTTTCTCACATGCAATATTACAAAGGATGATGATGGGCAAACTCACACATCATATAATTTGACACCTTTGAGCCAGAGTTTAATCTCAGATGAAAATGGATCATCAATTGCTCCCTTTTTACTAATGACTACTGATCCAGTAGCTGTCAACTCATG GTTTCACCTGAAAGATGCAATTCTAGAGGGTGAGATACCATTCAACAAGGCCCATGGAGTGCATGAATTTGAATACCATGGAAAAGATAGTAGATTCAATGTGGTGTTCAACAAAGCTATGCAAAACCACACTTGCATTGAAATGAATAGAATTCTTGAGTGTTACAAAGGCTTCCAAGGAGTAGACGAGGTAATAGATGTGGGAGGTGGACTTGGGATATCGCTAGCTTCTATATTTCTAAGTATCCTA aataTCAAGGGTACCAATTTTGACTTACCTCATGTCATCAAAGATGCTCCTACTTATGCAG GCATAGAGTATGTGGGAGGAGATATGTTTAAGAGTGTTCCTAAAGGGGAGGTAATCATTCTGAAGGTCAGTTCtctagccatatatatatatatatatatatattacacttATTTATTGCTCCCTCTATTTATGTGA